One genomic window of Tenacibaculum tangerinum includes the following:
- a CDS encoding DUF434 domain-containing protein, with translation MPKNRGKEGRDSYLFGKNFMQDKIKEAVFDMSFLLERGYGESSSCELVGNRHKLNKRQQQAIKGMSAAKTAVIRRKEKALLKESLSGKEIIVDGFNQIILLESMLSNAYLFEGKDGAIRDLSSLHGTYKSVNQTEEAISLIGDFFKNHNSEKIIWIFDKPVSNSGRMKAKLLLIAKEYGYNWEVILENNPDKLIAKSNLVAITSDAWILDRVESWFNLMKELMPDDYEFVVTS, from the coding sequence ATGCCTAAAAACAGAGGAAAAGAAGGAAGAGACAGTTATTTATTTGGAAAAAACTTTATGCAGGATAAAATTAAAGAGGCAGTCTTCGATATGTCTTTTTTATTGGAACGCGGTTATGGAGAATCTTCTTCTTGTGAGTTGGTTGGAAATCGCCATAAATTAAATAAGCGTCAACAACAAGCTATAAAAGGAATGTCTGCTGCCAAAACAGCAGTTATAAGAAGAAAAGAAAAGGCGTTATTAAAAGAAAGTCTATCTGGCAAAGAAATAATTGTAGATGGTTTTAATCAAATTATACTGTTAGAAAGTATGCTATCAAATGCGTATTTATTTGAAGGAAAAGATGGTGCTATTAGAGATTTATCCTCATTACATGGAACGTATAAAAGTGTTAATCAAACCGAAGAAGCAATATCTTTAATTGGAGATTTTTTCAAGAATCATAACTCTGAAAAAATAATATGGATATTTGACAAACCTGTTTCGAATAGTGGAAGAATGAAAGCCAAATTACTTTTAATAGCTAAAGAGTATGGCTATAATTGGGAGGTTATTTTAGAAAACAACCCCGATAAGTTAATTGCTAAGAGTAACTTGGTAGCCATAACGTCAGATGCATGGATTTTAGATAGGGTAGAGAGCTGGTTTAATTTAATGAAAGAATTAATGCCTGATGATTATGAGTTTGTAGTAACTTCTTAA
- a CDS encoding SDR family oxidoreductase, with the protein MEAYDFTKEEWEHCIKVLKALKENPYNNPNNQLFSGLITKVYKKAKKLKSRELYENKREEDLETLKSSIITKNALNNKTLFSDESIDFNHKYQELKIPKNCYSCNESYTKVHFFYNRMCPKCSEENYRFRFSTVNLKGRNVILTGGRVKVGYATALKVLRNKGNLLVTTRFPALALEQLKKEKDYKEWKDRLTIYGLDLKNLKAVEEFISYCKLKYTSLDILINNAAQTIKYNDSYYQPLIQNETKLLAESADLKLVPNHTPIVQERLMIEKNEEYQSFAMNRFGQPIDQRIKTSWNSTLEEVSMYELLEVNIINQIAPYFLIKELTPLFKESSFKEQFIINVTSSEGIFSYYNKTKFHPHTNMTKAALNMMTRTSGEQYATEYGIYMYAVDVGWISTGAKESLREKQFEKAYVPPLDSVDGAARILHPIVEGIKETPILAGTLLKNYKIENW; encoded by the coding sequence ATGGAGGCATATGATTTTACAAAAGAAGAATGGGAACATTGTATAAAGGTTTTAAAGGCTTTAAAAGAGAATCCCTATAACAACCCAAACAATCAGTTATTTTCGGGGCTGATAACTAAAGTGTATAAAAAAGCCAAAAAGCTGAAATCACGAGAACTTTATGAGAATAAGAGAGAAGAAGATTTAGAAACATTAAAGTCCTCCATAATCACAAAGAATGCTCTAAACAATAAAACGCTATTTTCAGATGAAAGTATTGATTTCAATCATAAATACCAAGAGTTAAAAATTCCAAAGAACTGTTATTCTTGTAATGAGAGTTACACCAAAGTACATTTTTTTTATAACAGAATGTGTCCTAAATGTTCCGAAGAGAACTATCGATTTAGGTTTAGTACGGTTAATTTAAAAGGAAGAAATGTTATTCTTACAGGAGGTAGGGTAAAGGTAGGCTATGCAACAGCTCTTAAAGTTTTGAGAAATAAAGGTAATTTGTTAGTAACTACTAGATTTCCTGCACTGGCCTTAGAACAGTTAAAGAAAGAAAAAGACTATAAAGAATGGAAAGATCGGTTAACCATATACGGGCTAGATTTAAAAAACCTTAAAGCGGTTGAAGAATTTATAAGTTATTGTAAATTAAAATATACATCCTTAGATATTTTAATAAATAATGCGGCTCAAACCATCAAGTATAATGATTCGTATTATCAACCCTTGATACAAAATGAAACTAAATTGTTAGCTGAATCAGCAGATTTAAAATTAGTTCCCAATCACACTCCGATAGTGCAAGAGAGGCTCATGATAGAAAAGAATGAAGAATATCAATCGTTTGCCATGAACAGATTTGGACAGCCAATTGATCAACGAATTAAAACTAGCTGGAACTCAACTTTAGAAGAAGTATCTATGTATGAACTTTTAGAAGTAAACATTATTAACCAAATAGCCCCTTATTTCTTAATAAAAGAGCTAACACCTCTATTTAAAGAATCTAGTTTTAAGGAACAGTTCATTATTAATGTAACTTCTTCAGAAGGAATTTTCAGTTATTATAACAAAACAAAATTTCATCCACATACTAATATGACCAAAGCAGCTTTAAACATGATGACAAGAACGTCTGGCGAACAATACGCAACTGAATATGGCATTTATATGTATGCGGTGGATGTGGGTTGGATATCGACAGGGGCAAAAGAATCTTTGAGGGAAAAACAATTTGAAAAGGCATATGTACCTCCTTTAGATTCTGTAGATGGTGCTGCAAGAATTTTACACCCCATTGTTGAAGGAATCAAAGAAACTCCTATATTAGCAGGAACATTGCTAAAAAATTATAAAATAGAGAACTGGTAA
- a CDS encoding Crp/Fnr family transcriptional regulator: protein MELPNLKKHLIEKGGLSESDYLQIQPFIRVKKIPKNNFLLKQGEVCSHFFFVEKGLLRFYALNEEGKENILQFATENWIVSDRGSLYFKEPSTYYIDGVEDTLVVMLDENFINQVSKINTDFRKNNEQLLQNHIRQLYKRISQLLGASAKNRYLDFVSMYPDIMLRVPQWMIASYLGITPESLSRVRKALAAENFKPNN, encoded by the coding sequence ATGGAGCTGCCCAATTTAAAAAAACACCTAATAGAAAAAGGTGGACTGTCTGAAAGCGATTATCTTCAAATACAACCGTTTATCCGTGTAAAAAAGATACCTAAAAACAATTTTTTATTAAAGCAAGGAGAGGTGTGTTCGCATTTCTTTTTTGTAGAAAAAGGATTGTTGCGCTTCTATGCTTTAAATGAAGAAGGAAAAGAAAATATTTTGCAGTTTGCTACCGAAAATTGGATAGTAAGTGATCGAGGAAGTCTGTATTTTAAAGAACCTTCTACTTATTATATTGATGGAGTAGAAGATACACTTGTAGTGATGTTAGATGAGAACTTCATCAATCAAGTATCAAAAATAAATACTGATTTTAGAAAAAATAACGAACAATTATTGCAAAATCATATTCGTCAACTTTACAAACGCATTAGTCAGTTGCTCGGTGCTTCAGCAAAAAATCGTTATTTAGATTTTGTGAGTATGTACCCAGATATCATGTTGCGCGTTCCACAGTGGATGATAGCCTCTTACCTAGGAATTACACCCGAAAGCTTAAGCCGAGTTCGCAAAGCTTTAGCTGCAGAAAACTTCAAACCCAATAATTAA
- a CDS encoding lipid-A-disaccharide synthase N-terminal domain-containing protein — MSDWLSYNSFVYIIGFAAQILFSARLLLQWIQSEKVKKVLTPVLFWQLSLIASFLLFVYGWLRDDFAIMLGQSLTYFIYIRNMQLQGSWKKLPKILRGFLFIFPFLIAMYSLKNNQIDAERLFSNENIPMNLLIWGSIGQIIFTLRFVYQWIYSERKKESSLPLGFWSLSLIGSLMILSYAIIRKDPVLFVGQLFGFVIYCRNVYILLKHQKS; from the coding sequence ATGAGCGACTGGCTTTCATATAATTCTTTTGTGTATATCATTGGTTTTGCTGCACAAATTTTGTTTTCAGCAAGATTGTTGTTGCAATGGATTCAATCTGAAAAAGTAAAAAAAGTGTTAACTCCTGTGTTGTTTTGGCAACTGAGTTTAATTGCTTCTTTTTTACTCTTTGTATATGGCTGGTTACGAGACGATTTTGCTATTATGTTAGGACAATCGCTTACTTACTTTATTTACATAAGAAACATGCAATTGCAAGGGTCTTGGAAAAAACTACCAAAAATACTACGTGGTTTTTTATTTATTTTCCCTTTTCTAATCGCTATGTATTCTTTAAAAAACAACCAAATCGATGCTGAACGCTTATTCAGTAATGAAAACATTCCTATGAATTTATTAATCTGGGGAAGTATTGGGCAAATTATTTTTACCTTACGATTTGTATATCAATGGATTTATTCCGAACGTAAAAAAGAATCGTCTTTACCTTTAGGTTTCTGGTCGCTAAGTCTTATAGGCTCGCTCATGATTTTAAGTTACGCTATTATTAGAAAAGACCCTGTTTTATTTGTCGGACAATTATTCGGCTTTGTTATTTACTGTAGAAATGTGTATATCTTATTAAAACATCAAAAATCATAA
- a CDS encoding ArnT family glycosyltransferase: MRSKLTFNIFLIIAAISLLINVGSYGVIESSDARYAEIGRAMHASGDFMHPNLLDVHHYHKPPFTYQITALGYKIFGTNAFGARFFLQLAILLQLVLVYRLSFLLFDNKKTALWSAIIYFSFPLVLVSSRNLTTDAFLATFALLSIYSWVRYRKSGVIKWLYAFTISLALGFLTKGPVIFIVPVIFILFYNRTEKAKHRFSFHHIAAWTFFLVIAASWFVYLGYHNPAFLDYFLGKQTADRFSKNAFGRTEPFWYFLAFAPLVGLPWFLAAVYLVKEQKQLFKTKTIHFALFMAFVIPLVFFSISSSKRILYILPLYSMLAVLIADLFSKITVEKTKIINGIVLGFYGLLLLAFMVAPFVDTGMNIPYYLAIASCLVAIFIFLLYTSLKDEVKFKPIIASFVVTTFLLISATTILAKNELKVNASKPVTDFLIEEDLASRDILVYNTRKPSIAFGLNKSIISLYDGHHSLNRETQFETDAAWKKHLLNLKDAEGFEKLEQLVAKPTVLLLYKKQLPEKLNWLAEKYAHKKVMGKWVVYY; this comes from the coding sequence ATGAGAAGCAAACTGACTTTTAATATCTTTTTAATCATCGCTGCTATTAGCTTACTTATCAATGTAGGATCTTATGGTGTTATTGAAAGTAGTGATGCCAGGTATGCCGAAATTGGTAGAGCAATGCATGCTTCGGGTGATTTTATGCATCCTAACTTACTAGACGTGCATCATTACCATAAACCTCCTTTTACCTATCAAATTACAGCGTTAGGTTATAAAATATTTGGCACGAACGCTTTTGGTGCTCGCTTCTTTTTACAGCTTGCCATTTTACTACAACTTGTTTTAGTATACCGCTTGAGTTTTTTATTATTCGACAACAAAAAAACGGCGTTATGGTCTGCCATTATTTATTTTAGTTTTCCTTTGGTGCTCGTATCCTCACGTAACTTAACGACCGATGCTTTTTTAGCAACCTTTGCCCTGTTAAGCATTTATAGTTGGGTGCGATACCGCAAATCTGGCGTAATTAAATGGCTTTATGCCTTCACTATAAGTTTGGCTCTTGGCTTTTTAACCAAAGGTCCTGTGATATTCATTGTTCCCGTAATTTTTATCCTTTTTTACAATCGTACTGAAAAAGCAAAGCATCGTTTTTCTTTCCATCATATTGCTGCTTGGACCTTTTTTTTAGTCATAGCAGCTTCTTGGTTTGTGTATTTAGGATATCACAATCCTGCTTTTTTAGATTATTTCTTAGGAAAACAAACCGCCGACAGGTTCTCTAAAAATGCCTTCGGAAGAACAGAACCTTTTTGGTACTTCTTAGCCTTTGCTCCTTTGGTGGGATTACCGTGGTTTTTAGCCGCTGTGTATTTGGTAAAAGAGCAAAAACAACTCTTCAAAACAAAAACCATTCACTTTGCTTTATTCATGGCATTTGTAATTCCGTTAGTATTCTTTTCGATTTCTTCTTCTAAGCGAATTTTATATATTTTGCCTTTATACAGCATGCTTGCTGTTTTAATTGCTGATTTATTTTCAAAAATTACGGTTGAAAAAACAAAAATCATCAACGGTATCGTACTTGGTTTTTATGGATTACTCCTACTCGCTTTTATGGTCGCTCCTTTTGTGGATACAGGAATGAACATTCCGTATTATTTAGCAATTGCGAGCTGCTTGGTCGCTATCTTTATTTTTTTACTGTATACCTCATTAAAAGACGAAGTTAAATTTAAACCTATCATTGCTTCTTTCGTTGTTACAACATTTCTATTGATAAGTGCTACCACCATTTTGGCTAAAAACGAATTAAAAGTAAATGCTTCAAAACCTGTAACCGATTTCCTGATTGAAGAAGACTTGGCTTCAAGAGATATTTTAGTGTACAATACAAGAAAACCATCGATTGCATTTGGGTTGAATAAATCTATCATTTCGCTATATGACGGACATCATTCTTTAAACAGAGAAACGCAATTTGAAACAGATGCAGCGTGGAAAAAACACTTACTGAACCTCAAAGATGCTGAAGGATTTGAAAAATTAGAGCAATTGGTCGCAAAACCTACGGTTTTACTATTGTACAAAAAACAACTTCCTGAAAAACTCAACTGGTTAGCTGAAAAATATGCTCATAAAAAAGTAATGGGAAAGTGGGTTGTTTACTACTAA
- a CDS encoding pirin family protein, whose product MKTRSIEKIVKPGNPHFVGDGFRVHNFIPGASTMQRMDPFIMLDYNSKYNFPPTDKPKGVGVHPHRGFETVTIAYKGRIEHGDSAGGGGVIGEGDVQWMTAASGVLHKEFHETEWSKTGGEFQMVQLWVNLPAKDKMNSPRYQAIPNTEITKVPLQDGGGEVEVIAGEYQGNKGPALTFSPINMFNVRLKKGAKTQLTFPENYTTAILAVEGGVNVNESNNVLQDCFALFKNDGATFTLEALEDAVILVLSGKPLNEPIAAHGPFVMNTRQELIEAFQDFNTGKFGYLED is encoded by the coding sequence ATGAAAACAAGAAGTATAGAAAAAATAGTAAAACCAGGAAATCCACATTTTGTAGGAGACGGATTTAGAGTACACAATTTTATACCCGGAGCATCTACTATGCAACGAATGGACCCATTTATTATGTTAGATTACAATTCTAAATATAATTTTCCTCCTACCGACAAACCAAAAGGAGTGGGTGTACATCCACACAGAGGTTTTGAAACCGTTACCATAGCTTATAAAGGTCGTATAGAGCACGGTGATAGTGCAGGTGGTGGTGGAGTTATAGGAGAAGGAGACGTACAATGGATGACAGCAGCATCGGGTGTATTGCATAAAGAATTTCACGAAACGGAATGGAGTAAAACAGGAGGGGAGTTTCAAATGGTGCAATTGTGGGTGAACCTTCCTGCAAAAGATAAAATGAATTCGCCTAGATATCAAGCAATACCTAATACTGAAATAACTAAAGTACCATTACAAGACGGGGGAGGAGAAGTAGAAGTGATTGCAGGAGAATACCAAGGAAATAAAGGACCCGCTTTAACATTTTCGCCTATTAATATGTTTAATGTAAGGTTAAAAAAAGGAGCCAAAACCCAGTTAACCTTTCCAGAAAACTATACTACCGCCATTTTAGCCGTTGAAGGTGGTGTGAATGTGAATGAATCAAATAATGTTTTACAAGATTGCTTTGCTTTGTTTAAAAATGATGGAGCTACTTTTACTCTAGAAGCCTTAGAAGATGCGGTAATTCTCGTATTAAGTGGTAAGCCTTTAAATGAACCCATTGCAGCACACGGTCCGTTCGTTATGAATACTCGACAAGAATTAATCGAGGCTTTTCAAGATTTTAACACAGGAAAGTTTGGATACTTAGAAGATTAA
- a CDS encoding RtcB family protein encodes MKKQNNLKQKKVEITGKDLIEMGFKPGRWFSKAIEYVNSNEFTNQEIVEYLEQFKPAPEIPLLEEPANFSINIKAENELEETNVNAVVNSMEVLMKTPTLVNGAVMPDACPTGPAGNIPVGGVAVAKNAIHPGMHSADICCSVMLTDFGKANPKEVLDAAHSVTHFGFGGRTREEQFRFPSDLLEEIENNSFLNSQKSIAAARSHLGTQGDGNHFLFVGISKKTGNTMLVTHHGSRGFGAGLYKEGMKVAERFRKELSPQTLKQNAWIPFETQEGLAYWEALQIIRKWTKKNHEVLHDATLEKVGIEKENRFWNEHNFVFKDGDLFYHAKGATPLDPKFMPDITGPRLIPLNMSEPVLIVEGKTTDSNLGFAPHGAGRNVSRTQHRKSKTGTFEEIFAEETKGLDVRFFSNEIDITELPSAYKNAETVRNQMEEFSLGEVIDKVMPYGCIMAGDWQKNAPWKRRKRSKENS; translated from the coding sequence ATGAAAAAACAAAACAATTTAAAACAAAAGAAAGTGGAAATTACAGGAAAAGATTTAATTGAAATGGGTTTTAAACCCGGGAGATGGTTTTCAAAAGCAATTGAGTATGTGAATTCGAACGAATTTACAAATCAGGAGATAGTAGAATATTTAGAACAATTTAAACCAGCTCCTGAAATACCATTATTAGAAGAACCAGCAAACTTTAGTATAAATATTAAAGCTGAAAATGAGTTGGAAGAAACCAATGTAAATGCTGTAGTTAACTCGATGGAAGTGCTAATGAAAACACCAACACTGGTAAACGGAGCTGTGATGCCAGATGCTTGTCCAACAGGTCCAGCAGGAAATATTCCAGTAGGTGGAGTTGCAGTAGCAAAAAATGCAATTCATCCAGGAATGCACAGTGCAGACATTTGTTGTTCAGTAATGTTAACAGATTTCGGAAAAGCAAATCCTAAAGAAGTTTTAGATGCTGCACATAGTGTTACGCATTTTGGTTTCGGAGGAAGAACAAGAGAAGAGCAGTTTAGATTTCCATCTGATTTATTAGAAGAGATTGAAAATAATAGCTTCTTAAATAGTCAAAAAAGTATTGCAGCAGCACGCTCACATTTAGGAACACAAGGAGACGGAAACCATTTCTTGTTTGTAGGGATATCTAAGAAAACAGGAAACACAATGTTAGTGACCCATCATGGAAGTAGAGGTTTTGGAGCTGGATTATATAAAGAAGGTATGAAAGTGGCTGAACGTTTTAGAAAAGAGTTATCGCCACAAACATTGAAACAAAATGCGTGGATTCCTTTTGAAACACAAGAAGGTTTAGCATATTGGGAAGCATTACAAATTATAAGAAAATGGACTAAAAAGAATCATGAGGTTTTACACGATGCTACTTTAGAAAAAGTAGGAATCGAAAAAGAAAACAGATTTTGGAACGAGCATAATTTTGTATTTAAAGATGGTGATTTGTTTTATCATGCAAAAGGAGCTACACCGTTAGACCCTAAGTTTATGCCAGATATAACTGGGCCAAGATTAATTCCGTTAAACATGAGTGAGCCAGTATTAATCGTTGAAGGAAAAACAACGGATTCTAATTTAGGATTTGCTCCCCATGGTGCTGGTAGAAATGTGAGTAGAACACAACATAGAAAAAGTAAAACAGGAACTTTTGAAGAGATTTTCGCAGAAGAAACAAAAGGTTTAGATGTGCGTTTTTTCTCAAATGAAATTGATATTACTGAATTACCATCTGCTTATAAAAATGCTGAAACTGTTCGTAACCAAATGGAAGAATTTAGCTTAGGAGAAGTAATTGATAAAGTGATGCCCTATGGTTGTATTATGGCAGGAGACTGGCAAAAAAATGCACCATGGAAGCGTAGAAAGAGAAGTAAAGAAAATAGTTAG
- a CDS encoding glycosyltransferase family 2 protein, giving the protein MDYRMTIIIPVFNEIDNLDRIHSTFTDYFSKSNTKSKVLFVDDGSTDGSFDKIDEICTKNPDFEYLKFKENCGLSAAIKAGIDHINTELIGYIDADLQTTPYDFDLLLEDIDNYQAVIGYRGKRKDTLSKKIQSLIANSIRRALINDGVIDTGCPLKVLHTDAAKKIPFFKGMHRFIPALIQLQEGTIKQVKVQHFERIAGTSKYTIFNRSFKALRDTFAYRWMRKRYINYTIEKSKIS; this is encoded by the coding sequence ATGGATTATAGAATGACTATTATCATTCCCGTTTTTAATGAAATTGATAATTTAGATAGAATACACAGTACGTTTACCGATTACTTTTCTAAAAGTAATACCAAAAGCAAAGTTTTATTTGTAGACGATGGTTCTACCGATGGTAGTTTTGATAAAATTGATGAAATATGCACAAAAAATCCTGATTTTGAATACCTGAAATTTAAAGAGAATTGCGGATTAAGTGCTGCGATTAAAGCAGGGATCGACCATATTAATACCGAATTGATAGGATATATCGATGCCGACCTGCAAACAACTCCTTATGATTTTGACCTTTTGCTAGAAGACATCGACAACTATCAGGCTGTTATTGGATATAGAGGTAAACGAAAAGACACTCTCAGTAAAAAAATACAATCGCTAATAGCCAATAGTATTCGACGTGCGTTGATAAATGATGGTGTTATTGACACGGGATGCCCGTTAAAAGTATTACATACTGATGCTGCTAAGAAAATTCCTTTTTTTAAAGGAATGCATCGTTTTATTCCTGCCTTAATTCAATTACAAGAGGGCACTATAAAACAAGTAAAAGTGCAGCATTTTGAACGTATTGCAGGAACTTCAAAGTATACCATTTTCAACCGGTCTTTCAAGGCATTACGAGACACTTTTGCCTACCGCTGGATGCGAAAGCGCTACATAAACTACACCATAGAAAAGTCTAAAATTAGCTAA
- a CDS encoding DUF4251 domain-containing protein, producing the protein MKRYVILISVVFILFGCAASKKVTQAEINYLDTLIKSKSFTIDSEWAEPQVTNAIMQIANAGMLPVGSNAGSINLVGNSNFFKMKKDTVAAYLPYFGERHMGGSYGGRNTGIEFEGIPEELTISEGKENSYRIRFRISDKNTPTEAYTVLVQVFPSLSSTIYINSSQKNSIRYRGKVIKTSEEK; encoded by the coding sequence ATGAAAAGATATGTTATTTTAATTAGTGTAGTTTTTATCTTATTTGGCTGTGCCGCTTCAAAAAAAGTAACGCAGGCAGAAATAAATTATTTAGATACGCTTATTAAAAGCAAATCTTTCACCATAGACTCAGAATGGGCAGAACCCCAAGTTACCAATGCAATAATGCAAATAGCCAATGCAGGGATGTTACCTGTTGGGAGTAATGCAGGAAGCATCAATCTAGTAGGGAACAGTAATTTTTTTAAAATGAAAAAAGATACCGTTGCTGCCTATTTGCCGTATTTTGGTGAGCGCCATATGGGAGGCTCGTATGGAGGTCGTAATACAGGCATCGAATTTGAGGGAATTCCTGAAGAATTAACCATATCTGAGGGGAAAGAAAATAGTTATAGAATTCGATTTAGAATAAGCGATAAAAACACACCGACTGAAGCTTATACTGTTTTAGTACAGGTATTTCCTAGTTTATCAAGTACAATTTACATAAATAGTTCGCAAAAAAACTCAATTCGATATCGAGGAAAAGTCATAAAAACATCGGAAGAAAAGTAA
- a CDS encoding 1-acyl-sn-glycerol-3-phosphate acyltransferase: protein MISKFIFQKILGWKIVGDFPKELKKYVVIGAPHTSWKDFPIAILARNTIGVKINFIGKASLFKPPFGFLFKALGGAPVDRSKSSNKVDAIVALFNEHDEFRLALSPEGTRDKVTEWKTGFYYIAKGANVPVVMFAFDFKNKRIIIAPPYYLTEDMNADMNHFYDFYRDIQGAKPELFSVPEKSKTSVK, encoded by the coding sequence ATGATATCTAAATTTATATTTCAAAAAATTTTAGGCTGGAAGATTGTTGGAGATTTCCCTAAAGAATTAAAAAAGTATGTGGTTATAGGCGCACCGCATACAAGCTGGAAAGATTTTCCGATTGCTATTTTAGCCAGAAATACGATTGGTGTAAAAATCAATTTTATAGGAAAAGCCTCGTTGTTTAAACCACCTTTTGGATTTCTTTTTAAAGCCTTAGGAGGTGCACCAGTAGATAGAAGTAAAAGTTCTAATAAGGTCGATGCAATTGTAGCACTTTTTAATGAACACGATGAATTTCGTTTGGCATTATCACCTGAAGGAACTCGTGACAAAGTGACTGAATGGAAAACAGGGTTTTACTACATCGCTAAAGGAGCGAATGTGCCTGTGGTAATGTTTGCCTTTGATTTTAAAAATAAACGAATTATAATAGCACCTCCGTATTATTTAACGGAAGACATGAATGCCGATATGAATCATTTTTATGATTTTTACAGAGATATTCAAGGAGCAAAACCTGAGCTGTTTTCTGTGCCAGAAAAGAGTAAAACAAGTGTTAAATAG
- a CDS encoding helix-turn-helix transcriptional regulator: MASNKNALIRYKTIDLCLRNTMRKWTLQDLIDACSDALYEYEGKDVYVSKRTVQLDIQMMRSDKLGYNAPIEVYQRKYYHYTEEGYSIMNIPVTENDVRVMNDAIQVLRQFKDFSLFKEMDGVLQRLEDSVYSKQKNKRAIIHLDKNEQLKGLHFIDSLYNAIQKKQVLEITYKSFKARKESLLIVHPQLLKEFNNRWFLIVYHKTEFMNLALDRIVTIKEKTEFNYVDKNINGDEYFKNVIGVTVSNSRVRKVEFWIEKRLAPYVITKPFHHTQRLIRETDNWIVFHILVQINFELERLLLSYGNSIKVTKPLSLQNRIKNQLKEAYDSYL; encoded by the coding sequence ATGGCTTCTAATAAAAATGCACTTATTCGCTATAAAACCATTGATTTGTGTTTACGCAATACCATGCGAAAATGGACTTTACAGGATTTGATTGATGCTTGTTCTGATGCCTTGTATGAATACGAAGGAAAAGATGTGTATGTAAGTAAACGAACTGTTCAACTAGATATTCAAATGATGCGTAGTGATAAATTGGGGTACAATGCACCTATAGAAGTATATCAACGTAAATATTATCACTATACTGAAGAGGGATATTCGATTATGAATATACCTGTAACTGAAAATGATGTTCGGGTAATGAATGATGCCATACAAGTACTACGGCAGTTTAAAGACTTTTCTCTTTTTAAAGAAATGGACGGTGTTTTACAGCGTTTGGAAGATTCTGTATATTCTAAGCAAAAAAACAAAAGAGCTATTATACATTTAGATAAAAATGAACAACTAAAAGGATTACATTTTATTGATTCTTTGTATAACGCTATTCAGAAAAAGCAAGTTCTTGAAATCACCTATAAATCTTTTAAAGCTCGAAAAGAAAGTCTTTTAATTGTACACCCTCAATTATTAAAAGAATTTAATAACCGATGGTTTTTAATTGTCTATCATAAAACAGAGTTTATGAATTTGGCTCTAGATAGAATTGTTACCATTAAAGAAAAAACTGAATTTAATTATGTAGATAAAAATATAAATGGAGACGAGTACTTTAAAAATGTAATTGGGGTTACCGTATCAAACTCACGAGTTAGAAAAGTAGAATTTTGGATAGAAAAAAGATTGGCTCCTTATGTAATTACTAAACCTTTCCACCATACGCAACGCCTTATTAGGGAAACGGACAATTGGATAGTTTTTCATATTTTAGTTCAAATTAATTTTGAATTAGAACGTTTATTGCTCAGCTATGGGAATTCTATAAAAGTAACCAAACCTCTGAGCTTACAAAATAGAATTAAAAATCAACTAAAAGAAGCTTATGATTCTTACCTTTAA